A DNA window from Anaerocolumna sp. AGMB13020 contains the following coding sequences:
- a CDS encoding 5'-methylthioadenosine/adenosylhomocysteine nucleosidase, which translates to MNKIGIIGAMEEEVNQLKDCMADVKIVKKAGMEFLEGTLEGKACVVVRSGIGKVNAAVCTQILIDDYCIDLVINTGVAGSLKAEINIGDLVISEDALQHDMDATGFGYGYGVIPRMETSVFKADESITSLAVKVCKEVNPDIGVFKGRVVSGDQFISGREKKDWLSEQFQGLCTEMEGGAIAQAAYLNNTPFLIIRAISDKADDSAHMDYGAFEEKAIEHTVKLVKAFLKEL; encoded by the coding sequence ATGAATAAAATAGGCATTATCGGAGCAATGGAAGAGGAAGTAAATCAGCTGAAAGACTGTATGGCAGATGTTAAAATTGTAAAAAAAGCCGGTATGGAATTCCTCGAAGGGACGCTGGAGGGAAAGGCTTGTGTGGTGGTACGTTCCGGTATCGGTAAAGTTAATGCGGCAGTATGTACGCAAATACTGATAGACGATTACTGTATCGATCTTGTGATAAACACCGGAGTTGCAGGTTCTTTAAAGGCCGAGATCAATATTGGCGATCTGGTTATATCAGAAGATGCCCTTCAGCATGATATGGATGCCACAGGTTTTGGTTATGGTTACGGTGTGATACCAAGGATGGAGACCTCTGTATTCAAAGCAGATGAAAGCATCACCTCACTGGCGGTGAAGGTATGTAAGGAAGTAAATCCTGATATTGGTGTATTTAAAGGAAGAGTGGTTAGCGGAGATCAGTTCATCAGTGGAAGAGAGAAAAAAGACTGGTTATCGGAGCAGTTCCAGGGCTTATGTACAGAAATGGAAGGGGGAGCCATTGCACAGGCAGCTTATTTAAATAATACTCCTTTTCTGATTATCAGGGCTATATCCGACAAGGCTGATGACAGTGCGCATATGGATTACGGTGCTTTTGAAGAAAAGGCCATTGAACATACGGTTAAATTAGTAAAAGCATTCTTAAAGGAACTGTAG
- a CDS encoding TIGR03905 family TSCPD domain-containing protein, whose protein sequence is MIYKTNGVCSSEIEFEIEDDIIKQVSFKGGCAGNASGLSKLLAGMKVEDVIERLEGTTCGRKATSCPDQLSKALKEWRK, encoded by the coding sequence ATGATATATAAAACCAATGGCGTATGCAGCAGCGAAATTGAATTCGAAATAGAAGACGATATTATCAAACAGGTTAGCTTTAAAGGAGGCTGTGCAGGAAATGCCTCCGGTCTGTCCAAACTGCTTGCCGGTATGAAAGTTGAGGATGTTATTGAACGATTGGAAGGTACCACCTGCGGACGTAAGGCTACTTCATGTCCCGATCAGCTTTCCAAAGCATTAAAAGAATGGAGGAAATGA
- a CDS encoding undecaprenyldiphospho-muramoylpentapeptide beta-N-acetylglucosaminyltransferase has protein sequence MKRIVLTGGGTAGHVTPNIALMPALKEAGYDIHYIGSHKGIERSLIEELKIPYYAISSGKLRRYFDPKNFSDPFKVMKGFFEAVSLMKRLKPDVVFSKGGFVSVPVVFAAKRRGIPVIIHESDITPGLANKLSISSASKICANFPETVKYLPEGKAVLTGTPIRQELFAGNKLLGVDFCGFTSDKPILLVVGGSTGSAAVNEAVRKALPELLKNFQVIHLCGKDKVDYSFKGTKGYVQYEYIKKELSDLLAAADVVISRAGANAICELLALRKPNLLIPLSAASSRGDQILNAESFKRQGFSYVIKEEEVSTEALLKGIQEVYEKRSDYVKAMSSSKLNNSIDAIVKLIKELTK, from the coding sequence ATGAAACGAATTGTCTTAACCGGCGGCGGTACGGCAGGGCATGTAACTCCCAATATTGCTCTGATGCCTGCCCTAAAGGAAGCAGGTTACGATATTCATTATATCGGCTCTCACAAAGGTATCGAACGCTCCCTGATAGAAGAACTAAAGATTCCCTATTATGCTATTTCCTCCGGTAAGTTAAGACGTTATTTCGATCCCAAGAATTTCAGTGATCCTTTTAAGGTAATGAAAGGATTTTTTGAAGCAGTCAGCCTTATGAAGAGGTTAAAGCCTGATGTGGTTTTTTCGAAAGGCGGTTTTGTTTCAGTCCCTGTGGTATTTGCGGCGAAAAGGCGGGGTATTCCGGTGATTATCCATGAATCCGACATCACTCCCGGCTTAGCCAATAAACTCAGCATATCCTCTGCCAGTAAGATATGTGCCAATTTTCCGGAGACGGTGAAATACCTCCCGGAGGGAAAAGCTGTACTTACTGGAACCCCAATCCGTCAGGAACTCTTTGCCGGTAATAAGCTTTTAGGTGTTGATTTCTGTGGTTTTACCTCAGATAAGCCGATCCTTTTGGTAGTGGGGGGAAGTACCGGATCAGCCGCAGTAAATGAAGCAGTCCGCAAGGCTCTTCCTGAACTTTTAAAGAACTTTCAGGTAATTCATCTATGTGGTAAGGATAAGGTTGATTATAGTTTTAAAGGTACGAAGGGATATGTTCAGTATGAATATATCAAGAAGGAATTGAGTGACCTATTGGCTGCAGCGGATGTTGTAATTTCAAGAGCAGGTGCCAATGCAATCTGTGAACTCCTGGCCCTTCGAAAACCCAACCTTTTAATTCCCTTATCTGCTGCTTCCAGCAGAGGTGACCAGATATTAAATGCTGAATCTTTTAAGAGGCAAGGTTTCAGCTATGTAATAAAAGAAGAAGAGGTATCTACCGAAGCTCTGTTAAAAGGTATCCAGGAAGTTTACGAAAAACGATCTGACTATGTAAAAGCAATGAGTTCCAGTAAATTAAACAATTCCATTGATGCAATCGTTAAATTGATCAAGGAACTGACAAAATAA
- a CDS encoding HIT family protein produces MINNCVFCSIIGHEIPSATIYEDDFVKAILDIAPSAKGHTVIIPKNHCSDIFELTEEEASHVFVVAKKIAGVLKEELGCDGVNILQNNGRAAGQTVFHFHMHIIPRYENDTVNIHWDTKSYEEGEMQKLADSITHKLHV; encoded by the coding sequence ATGATTAATAATTGTGTATTTTGTAGTATTATTGGGCACGAAATCCCTTCAGCCACTATATATGAGGATGATTTCGTAAAGGCTATACTGGATATAGCACCCTCAGCAAAAGGACATACGGTTATAATTCCTAAAAATCACTGCAGTGATATATTTGAATTAACCGAAGAAGAAGCTTCCCATGTCTTTGTGGTTGCCAAGAAGATAGCAGGTGTTTTAAAAGAAGAGCTTGGCTGTGACGGTGTTAATATCCTGCAGAACAATGGCAGGGCAGCAGGACAGACAGTGTTCCATTTCCATATGCATATCATCCCCAGATATGAAAATGATACCGTTAACATCCACTGGGATACCAAGAGCTATGAAGAAGGAGAAATGCAGAAACTGGCTGACAGCATTACCCATAAATTACATGTCTGA
- a CDS encoding sensor histidine kinase: MLFSNEEQHKLKDLMRSNDDFAYFMTKSLDGCKNLSSQICHELRNPLTLIKSTSQLIESSNPEVHNIKYWEQLKEDIHELELLLEEFSTYNHSESVNRQSQNILLLLKSILEGFQPAASQKDVDLSLIIDDKDIPCYTLYSFDRIKIKQVVTNILKNALEATDKGDHIQIVCSTEDSSNLLITIKNDGSPIPGDILPTIFTPFVTYKANGSGLGLAISSNIIMAHGGTLSATSTEEETSFYIRLPL; encoded by the coding sequence ATGTTATTTTCCAACGAAGAGCAACATAAATTAAAGGATTTAATGCGTTCCAATGATGATTTTGCTTACTTTATGACAAAAAGCCTTGACGGATGTAAAAACCTCTCCTCACAGATATGCCATGAATTACGTAACCCGCTGACCCTGATAAAGAGTACCTCCCAGCTGATTGAAAGCAGTAACCCGGAAGTACACAATATCAAATACTGGGAACAGCTTAAAGAGGATATTCATGAATTAGAACTGCTGCTTGAGGAATTTAGTACATATAATCACAGCGAGTCTGTGAACAGGCAAAGCCAGAATATCCTGCTGTTGTTAAAATCCATATTAGAAGGTTTTCAACCTGCAGCCAGCCAGAAAGACGTGGATTTATCACTAATCATTGATGACAAAGATATCCCCTGCTATACCTTGTATTCTTTCGACCGCATCAAGATTAAGCAGGTAGTTACAAATATTTTGAAAAATGCTTTAGAGGCTACGGATAAAGGCGATCACATCCAGATTGTCTGTAGTACAGAAGACTCATCCAACCTTCTGATTACAATTAAAAATGACGGTAGCCCAATACCCGGGGATATCCTTCCCACTATCTTTACTCCTTTTGTAACATATAAAGCAAATGGTTCCGGATTAGGCCTGGCAATCTCATCCAATATTATCATGGCTCATGGCGGAACTCTTTCAGCAACTTCTACGGAAGAAGAAACATCTTTTTACATCAGACTCCCATTGTAA
- a CDS encoding SCP2 sterol-binding domain-containing protein codes for MNINIYYGGRGLIEDPSLYVIHKLTEVLEELRVKVTRYNLYEEKNGITMLPKTLKEADGIILAVNVEWLGIGGFMQQFLDACWLYGDKEQLSKLYMLPVVTATAGGERDAEGYLVKAWEVLGGTVLDGIRAYVEDHVDFETNKEYGLLIEKYAEKLYKSVNQKAKNFPASDSYIRHRFIKGTLNDLTPQESEQLSMYVSDDTYVKKQKEDIEELTQIFKGMLNNKDEEGQEFLPKLIDNYHVIKEEEAVYEIGFTDMETTITVEIKQGRLNCFHGKGNEADVEIKLPSAIMKKIVTGHITMQMAFMSGELTAKGNFSLIRHFDQAFPFKKSL; via the coding sequence ATGAATATAAATATTTATTATGGGGGAAGAGGATTGATTGAAGATCCTTCCCTATATGTGATTCATAAATTAACGGAAGTCCTGGAGGAACTCAGGGTAAAGGTTACCCGTTATAATCTCTATGAAGAAAAGAATGGAATCACCATGCTTCCCAAAACCTTAAAAGAAGCAGATGGAATCATTCTGGCGGTTAACGTGGAGTGGCTTGGAATTGGTGGATTTATGCAGCAGTTTCTGGATGCCTGCTGGCTCTATGGAGACAAGGAGCAGCTTAGTAAGCTCTATATGCTACCTGTGGTTACGGCAACGGCCGGGGGAGAAAGGGATGCGGAAGGTTACCTGGTGAAAGCCTGGGAAGTTCTTGGAGGAACGGTTCTTGACGGTATAAGAGCCTATGTGGAAGATCACGTAGACTTCGAAACCAATAAGGAGTACGGTCTGTTAATCGAAAAATATGCTGAGAAATTATACAAGTCCGTTAACCAGAAGGCGAAGAACTTTCCTGCAAGCGATTCTTATATCAGGCATCGGTTCATAAAAGGGACTCTAAATGATCTAACACCGCAGGAGAGTGAACAGCTGTCCATGTATGTTTCCGATGACACTTATGTAAAGAAGCAAAAGGAAGATATTGAGGAGTTAACTCAGATATTTAAGGGCATGTTAAATAACAAAGACGAAGAAGGACAGGAATTTCTGCCCAAGCTAATTGATAACTATCATGTTATCAAAGAGGAAGAGGCAGTTTATGAAATTGGATTTACAGATATGGAAACAACAATAACGGTAGAAATTAAACAGGGAAGGCTGAACTGCTTTCACGGCAAGGGGAATGAGGCTGATGTAGAAATCAAGCTTCCCTCTGCTATAATGAAAAAGATAGTAACAGGGCATATTACCATGCAGATGGCCTTCATGTCAGGTGAGTTGACGGCAAAAGGTAATTTCAGTCTGATAAGACACTTTGATCAGGCATTTCCGTTCAAAAAATCCCTTTAA
- a CDS encoding rhomboid family intramembrane serine protease — MLIDDITGLLGNRSFKTIGVNARDIRVLYLDKEDGLYTAMLLECPNGNEFTALQYNNIKRQVTQNLLQNTGKQVHFQTLIITGNVAGAADICQREEQAWIVDTRNNRLVIYENQRNDFLGIKKDLEELLFSAYEPDSSAHRNPEQEVYNRKNDGSNHISKFLSPCNTIIVILNVFVFLMIEFILPTRTGNRLFKEGALSWMEVIDNREYYRLITYMFLHSGISHLGNNMILLLFIGDNLERAVGKWKYILIYTLSGILAGGTSILYNLFKYNLIVSVGASGAIFGVVGAMAYIVAVNKGRLENISSRQIIFFAILSLYGGMTSQGVDNSAHIGGLISGVLLAVLLYRKPKPEKTHHNV; from the coding sequence ATGCTTATTGATGATATCACAGGTCTCCTTGGTAATAGGAGCTTCAAGACCATTGGGGTGAATGCCAGAGACATACGAGTTCTTTATCTTGATAAAGAAGATGGACTGTATACAGCCATGCTGCTTGAGTGTCCCAATGGCAATGAGTTCACAGCTTTGCAGTATAATAATATCAAGAGACAAGTTACACAGAACCTGTTGCAGAACACAGGAAAGCAGGTACATTTCCAAACACTTATCATAACAGGTAATGTAGCCGGGGCAGCGGATATCTGCCAGAGGGAAGAACAAGCCTGGATCGTGGACACAAGAAACAACCGCTTGGTGATATATGAAAATCAGCGGAATGACTTTCTTGGGATTAAGAAGGATTTAGAAGAGCTTCTTTTTTCTGCCTATGAACCAGATTCCTCTGCTCACAGAAACCCAGAGCAGGAGGTATACAATAGAAAGAATGATGGCAGTAATCATATCTCTAAATTTCTTTCACCATGCAATACGATTATCGTCATATTAAATGTGTTTGTTTTTCTTATGATTGAATTTATACTGCCGACCAGGACAGGGAACCGGCTTTTTAAAGAGGGTGCACTATCCTGGATGGAGGTTATTGATAACCGGGAATATTACCGTCTGATAACCTATATGTTCTTGCATTCAGGAATCAGTCATTTGGGAAACAATATGATTTTGCTGCTATTTATAGGGGACAATCTGGAGCGGGCAGTAGGAAAATGGAAGTATATCCTTATTTATACCCTTTCCGGAATCCTTGCAGGGGGAACTTCTATCCTATATAATTTATTCAAATATAACCTGATTGTATCCGTTGGTGCTTCAGGAGCTATTTTTGGTGTAGTCGGAGCCATGGCCTATATTGTTGCGGTAAACAAAGGACGGTTAGAAAATATTAGTTCCAGACAGATTATATTCTTTGCCATACTCAGCCTTTATGGCGGAATGACCAGTCAGGGAGTAGATAATTCAGCCCATATCGGGGGGCTGATAAGCGGTGTATTATTGGCTGTGCTATTATATAGAAAACCAAAACCAGAAAAAACGCACCATAATGTTTAA
- the glpK gene encoding glycerol kinase GlpK: MKNYIMALDQGTTSSRCILFNRQGQAVSKAQKEFKQIYPVAGWVEQDPKEIWSSQISVAAEAMAKLGISAEDIASIGITNQRETTILWNKLTGEPVYNAIVWQCRRTSDMIQTIKASGLDRVIKEHTGLIPDAYFSATKIKWIFDNVEGVKEEAEKGNLLFGTVDTWLIWKLTGGKVFATDYTNASRTMLFDIKKLKWDDEILNALDIPKSILPEVKPSSHIFGLTEKGLLGGKITIGGVAGDQQAALFGQGCYEKGEVKNTYGTGCFLLMNTGDTPITSNNGLLTTIAASEKGKVQYALEGSVFVAGAAIQWLRDELQIIRDAAETEEAALSVKDTNGVYVVPAFSGLGAPYWDQYARGTIVGMTRGFNKNHLIRATLESIAYQNYAVLKAMEQDAGVEIKRLKADGGASSNNFLMKFQADILGIEVIRPSCVETTALGAAYLAGLAAGFWKDREEIKSNGRVPEIFNPDMEETIREKKLQGWNKAVKRSFEWEKEIE; this comes from the coding sequence ATGAAGAACTATATTATGGCCCTTGATCAGGGAACCACCAGCTCAAGGTGTATTCTTTTTAACAGACAAGGACAGGCTGTAAGCAAAGCGCAAAAGGAATTCAAACAGATATACCCGGTAGCAGGCTGGGTGGAGCAGGATCCAAAGGAGATATGGTCTTCTCAGATCAGTGTAGCAGCAGAAGCTATGGCAAAGCTTGGAATAAGTGCAGAAGATATAGCATCTATTGGAATTACCAACCAGAGAGAGACAACAATCCTATGGAATAAACTTACGGGAGAGCCTGTATACAATGCCATTGTATGGCAATGCAGAAGAACTTCAGATATGATACAGACCATTAAGGCAAGCGGACTTGACCGGGTGATAAAAGAACACACCGGGCTTATTCCGGATGCCTATTTTTCTGCCACTAAAATCAAATGGATCTTTGACAATGTAGAAGGTGTAAAGGAAGAAGCAGAGAAGGGAAACCTCCTCTTTGGAACGGTGGATACCTGGCTCATCTGGAAACTGACAGGCGGCAAGGTGTTTGCTACAGATTATACCAATGCCTCCCGGACCATGCTTTTTGATATCAAGAAATTAAAGTGGGATGATGAGATATTAAATGCGCTGGATATACCAAAGTCCATATTGCCCGAGGTCAAACCCTCCAGCCATATCTTTGGACTTACAGAGAAAGGCCTGTTAGGCGGAAAAATAACCATAGGCGGTGTTGCAGGAGATCAGCAGGCAGCACTTTTCGGGCAGGGCTGTTATGAAAAGGGTGAAGTAAAAAATACCTATGGAACAGGCTGCTTTTTATTAATGAATACAGGCGATACGCCAATTACCTCTAATAACGGACTCCTCACGACCATTGCAGCCTCAGAGAAAGGAAAAGTCCAATACGCTCTGGAAGGCAGTGTATTTGTTGCAGGTGCGGCTATACAATGGCTAAGAGATGAACTTCAGATAATTAGAGATGCAGCGGAAACGGAAGAAGCGGCTCTATCTGTCAAGGATACCAACGGTGTATATGTAGTTCCGGCCTTTTCCGGACTTGGAGCCCCTTACTGGGATCAATATGCCAGAGGAACCATTGTAGGTATGACCAGAGGATTTAATAAGAACCATTTGATCCGTGCAACACTGGAATCCATTGCTTATCAGAATTATGCAGTATTAAAAGCCATGGAACAGGATGCCGGTGTGGAAATAAAACGGTTAAAAGCTGACGGAGGTGCCTCCTCTAATAACTTTCTTATGAAGTTCCAGGCTGACATTCTGGGTATAGAAGTTATTAGACCCTCCTGTGTAGAAACTACTGCTTTGGGAGCGGCTTATCTAGCAGGTCTGGCAGCAGGTTTCTGGAAAGACAGAGAAGAAATCAAAAGCAATGGAAGAGTACCGGAAATATTTAACCCTGACATGGAGGAAACGATAAGAGAGAAAAAGCTTCAGGGCTGGAACAAAGCAGTGAAACGTTCTTTTGAATGGGAAAAGGAAATAGAATAA
- a CDS encoding DUF6382 domain-containing protein, with product MESKLKKEFIRDLKSSYMVLKGDDRVQNYKNKMLSQYSVPGLINIDIKSINNMELYYYDITNFKTLEETYKNRVFHFKDVKELLERIFNAIENGREYFLEQDDFILYPDCLFVKENTDSLKLCYYPGFRDNIICQLSILFEYIMNKADYKEESVVLLIYALYKESREDNTTLYRLRDILKEAAPKEIKVKKIPPPQQQKENAAEDNILTKDNLLSGIDILKQSATEENAYQINHNGEYEKQVEVSYYETSTFIMAGAIVAGAMSFLFVLFRTGVLSDELGHPDIIKVTAGLAVVICLSGYALTKVLDPKKKSTRLITKLVYEDIKEKPEDIKEKPLRVLQTADGGEHNQTIEVSQILKEENNITTTILSETEDKTEILFTQSSLPCHYLVEKNSCNPAEIPIEAFPYYVGKDKNRNQLILTEGSVSRLHAVITKRDNTVFLTDLGSTNGTYVNGQKLEKNQSVPVENSDELAFSREIYLFKMKE from the coding sequence ATGGAAAGCAAGCTGAAAAAAGAATTTATAAGAGATCTCAAAAGCAGTTATATGGTGTTAAAAGGAGATGATAGAGTACAAAATTATAAGAATAAAATGCTGTCTCAGTATAGCGTCCCCGGCTTAATAAATATTGACATAAAGAGCATCAACAATATGGAGCTTTACTATTATGACATTACAAATTTTAAAACTCTGGAAGAAACCTATAAAAACAGAGTATTTCATTTTAAGGATGTAAAGGAACTGCTGGAGAGAATATTCAATGCAATTGAAAACGGCAGGGAATATTTCCTGGAGCAGGATGATTTCATACTATATCCGGACTGCCTTTTTGTGAAAGAAAATACAGACAGCCTTAAGCTCTGCTATTATCCCGGATTCCGGGATAACATTATCTGCCAGCTGTCTATATTGTTTGAGTATATTATGAACAAAGCAGATTATAAAGAAGAATCCGTGGTTCTTCTAATCTACGCGCTCTATAAGGAGAGCCGTGAGGATAATACAACCCTATATCGCCTTCGGGATATATTAAAAGAAGCTGCACCAAAAGAAATCAAAGTAAAAAAAATACCCCCCCCTCAGCAGCAGAAGGAAAACGCTGCTGAGGATAACATCCTTACAAAGGATAATTTGCTATCTGGTATAGATATCCTGAAACAATCTGCCACAGAGGAAAATGCATATCAGATCAATCATAATGGGGAGTATGAGAAGCAGGTGGAAGTAAGTTATTATGAGACATCAACCTTTATAATGGCTGGGGCCATTGTAGCAGGTGCCATGAGTTTTCTATTTGTTCTGTTTAGAACTGGTGTCTTATCCGACGAGTTAGGACATCCGGATATTATAAAAGTAACGGCAGGGCTGGCTGTTGTAATATGCCTCTCAGGATATGCCCTGACCAAGGTGCTCGACCCCAAAAAGAAAAGTACCAGATTAATTACAAAATTGGTATACGAAGATATAAAAGAGAAGCCTGAAGATATAAAAGAGAAGCCTTTAAGAGTCCTTCAAACAGCAGATGGAGGAGAGCATAATCAGACTATTGAAGTATCCCAGATACTGAAAGAAGAGAACAATATCACCACCACTATTTTATCCGAGACAGAAGACAAGACAGAAATTCTATTTACACAGTCATCTCTGCCTTGTCATTACCTGGTTGAAAAAAATAGCTGCAACCCTGCTGAAATACCCATTGAGGCTTTTCCTTATTATGTGGGGAAAGATAAGAATCGTAATCAGTTAATACTTACAGAAGGAAGTGTCAGCAGGCTCCATGCTGTAATAACGAAACGAGATAATACGGTATTTCTTACTGATCTGGGATCGACTAACGGAACTTACGTCAATGGACAGAAGCTTGAGAAAAATCAGTCTGTACCGGTTGAGAATTCAGATGAACTCGCTTTTTCCAGAGAGATCTATCTCTTTAAGATGAAAGAGTAA
- a CDS encoding TadE/TadG family type IV pilus assembly protein → MKKKLEGNYTLEAAILLPLILFIITALLYTAMLLHDWRNAVGAVHLITIEGEAVARKDMEPLTGSVDYEKYLSRGIAIGARDYTWEEAGLEGILKKYIEDKALITSIEDMKIEITSKGIRVNMHLNFRLPMPGIGKFFKKSGTAYRYEDYKSFDNQPEFVRAFRIMMDTGENLPGANTILNALKKAVNFVVD, encoded by the coding sequence ATGAAAAAAAAGCTGGAAGGAAATTATACCCTGGAAGCGGCTATCCTGCTGCCCTTGATTCTATTTATCATAACAGCACTTCTCTATACGGCTATGCTGCTTCATGACTGGAGGAATGCTGTAGGTGCGGTTCACCTTATAACAATAGAAGGTGAAGCTGTAGCAAGAAAGGACATGGAGCCGTTAACAGGCAGTGTTGATTACGAAAAATATCTGAGCAGGGGAATCGCTATAGGCGCCAGGGACTACACATGGGAAGAAGCAGGCCTGGAAGGAATTCTTAAGAAATACATAGAAGATAAAGCATTAATTACTTCCATAGAGGATATGAAGATTGAGATTACCAGTAAGGGGATCAGGGTTAATATGCATCTTAATTTTCGGTTACCAATGCCTGGTATAGGAAAGTTTTTTAAAAAGAGCGGAACAGCTTATAGATACGAAGATTATAAAAGCTTTGATAATCAGCCGGAATTTGTCAGAGCATTTCGTATAATGATGGATACAGGAGAAAATTTACCCGGCGCGAACACCATTTTAAACGCCCTTAAGAAAGCAGTTAATTTCGTAGTGGATTAA